In Palleronia sp. LCG004, a single window of DNA contains:
- the rpsM gene encoding 30S ribosomal protein S13: MARIAGVNLPTAKRVPVALTYITGIGPSAANAICDAVGIDKSQRLNALSDTDVVKIREYIDENYTVEGDLRRETQMNIKRLMDLGCYRGLRHRRNLPVRGQRTHTNARTRKGPAKAIAGKKK; this comes from the coding sequence TTGGCACGAATCGCAGGGGTAAACCTCCCCACAGCCAAACGGGTCCCCGTGGCCCTCACGTACATCACCGGCATCGGTCCGAGCGCGGCGAACGCGATCTGCGACGCCGTCGGTATCGACAAGTCGCAGCGCCTGAACGCGCTGAGTGACACCGATGTCGTAAAGATCCGTGAATACATCGACGAGAACTATACGGTCGAAGGCGACCTGCGTCGCGAGACCCAGATGAACATCAAGCGCCTGATGGACCTCGGCTGCTACCGCGGTCTGCGGCACCGCCGGAATCTTCCGGTTCGCGGTCAGCGCACCCATACCAATGCCCGCACGCGCAAAGGCCCCGCGAAGGCCATTGCCGGCAAGAAGAAATAA
- the rpsK gene encoding 30S ribosomal protein S11 yields the protein MARDRRVKKKVSKNIAAGVAHVNSSFNNTKILISDVQGNAISWSSAGTMGFKGSRKSTPYAAQMAAEDAGRKAQEHGVRTLEVEVQGPGSGRESALRALAAAGFNITSIRDVTPMAHNGCRPPKRRRV from the coding sequence ATGGCACGTGATCGTCGCGTCAAGAAGAAGGTCTCCAAGAACATCGCCGCAGGCGTTGCTCATGTGAATTCTTCTTTCAACAATACCAAGATCCTGATTTCCGACGTGCAGGGCAACGCGATCTCTTGGTCGTCGGCCGGCACGATGGGCTTCAAGGGGTCGCGGAAATCGACCCCCTATGCCGCGCAGATGGCCGCCGAAGATGCTGGCCGCAAGGCACAGGAGCATGGCGTCCGCACGCTCGAAGTCGAAGTGCAGGGCCCGGGATCGGGTCGTGAATCCGCGCTGCGCGCACTGGCGGCGGCGGGCTTCAACATCACGTCGATCCGCGACGTGACCCCGATGGCTCACAACGGCTGCCGTCCGCCGAAGCGTCGTCGCGTCTGA
- the rplO gene encoding 50S ribosomal protein L15, whose protein sequence is MKLNELRDNEGAAKKRMRVGRGPGSGKGKTAGRGIKGQKSRSGVAINGYEGGQMPLYQRLPKRGFNKPNRNEYAVVNLGLIQKFIDAGKLGEEITENELVDSGLVRRKRDGIRVLSKGEITSKVQMTVSGASKSAIEAVEKAGGTLTVAASRASE, encoded by the coding sequence ATGAAACTGAACGAACTTCGCGACAACGAAGGTGCAGCAAAGAAGCGGATGCGCGTCGGCCGTGGCCCCGGATCGGGCAAGGGCAAGACCGCCGGCCGCGGTATCAAGGGTCAAAAGAGCCGTTCCGGTGTGGCCATCAACGGTTACGAAGGCGGGCAGATGCCGCTCTACCAGCGCCTGCCGAAGCGCGGCTTCAACAAGCCCAACCGCAACGAGTATGCCGTCGTGAATCTGGGCCTCATCCAGAAGTTCATCGATGCTGGAAAGCTTGGCGAAGAGATCACCGAAAACGAACTCGTTGATTCGGGTCTGGTGCGTCGGAAGCGTGACGGGATCCGTGTTCTGTCGAAGGGAGAAATCACTTCGAAGGTTCAGATGACCGTGTCGGGCGCATCGAAATCGGCGATCGAAGCGGTTGAGAAGGCCGGAGGGACACTTACCGTCGCGGCATCGCGGGCTTCCGAGTAA
- a CDS encoding amino acid ABC transporter substrate-binding protein gives MTKSLFLGAVAVSGLVAGVAGAQTLNDVQDRGTLNCGVSTGLPGFSAPNASGDWEGFDVSLCRAVAAAVLGDPSAVEFVPTTGKTRFTALASGEIDVLSRNTTWTFSRDNDLNFDFAGINYYDGQGFIVPTELGVTSARDLDGATVCVQTGTTTELNLADYFRRNNMSYEPVPIETNAEAQQQYLAGACDTYTTDASGLAATRAAFENPSDHVILPEVISKEPLGPLVRHGDNEWGDIVRWTLNALIAAEELGVNSTNVSDMASTSGDSPEINRLLGTEGNLGEMLGLSNDWAVNAIAANGNYGEIFEKTIGENTPIGLSRGLNAQWTEGGLLYAPPFR, from the coding sequence ATGACGAAGTCCCTATTTCTTGGTGCCGTCGCCGTAAGTGGTCTGGTGGCAGGGGTCGCCGGTGCCCAGACACTGAACGACGTTCAGGACCGAGGTACCCTCAATTGTGGCGTCAGCACCGGTCTGCCCGGCTTCTCGGCACCGAACGCCAGCGGCGATTGGGAAGGTTTTGACGTGTCGCTCTGCCGTGCCGTCGCAGCCGCCGTGCTGGGCGATCCTTCGGCGGTGGAATTCGTGCCCACGACCGGGAAAACCCGCTTCACTGCCCTCGCTTCGGGCGAGATCGACGTGCTCTCGCGCAACACGACCTGGACCTTCAGCCGCGACAACGATCTCAACTTCGACTTCGCCGGGATCAACTACTACGACGGTCAGGGCTTCATCGTGCCGACCGAGTTGGGCGTGACCTCCGCCCGCGATCTGGACGGTGCGACGGTCTGCGTGCAGACCGGAACGACGACCGAGCTCAACCTCGCGGATTACTTCCGCCGCAACAACATGAGCTATGAGCCCGTCCCGATCGAGACCAACGCCGAGGCGCAGCAGCAATATCTGGCAGGTGCCTGCGATACCTACACCACCGATGCGAGCGGCCTTGCCGCGACCCGCGCGGCGTTCGAGAACCCGAGCGATCACGTCATCCTGCCTGAGGTCATCTCCAAGGAGCCTCTGGGTCCGCTCGTCCGCCACGGCGACAACGAGTGGGGCGACATCGTGCGTTGGACGCTCAACGCCCTGATCGCGGCCGAGGAACTCGGCGTGAACTCGACGAACGTCTCGGACATGGCTTCGACATCGGGCGACAGCCCCGAGATCAACCGTCTGCTCGGCACCGAGGGCAATCTGGGCGAGATGCTCGGCCTGTCGAACGACTGGGCCGTGAACGCGATCGCCGCCAACGGCAATTACGGCGAGATCTTCGAGAAAACCATTGGCGAGAACACCCCGATCGGTCTCTCGCGCGGTTTGAACGCGCAGTGGACCGAAGGCGGGCTGCTTTACGCACCGCCCTTCCGCTAA
- a CDS encoding RluA family pseudouridine synthase, producing MSAVQMLTVGADEGDQRLDRWFRRHFPHIPQGRIDKMCRKGEIRVDGGRVKGATRLTAGQEVRIPPLPEEAAPAVQRSTTYVSDADAKMIRDAVIYRDDHIIVLNKPAGLATQGGSKTSRHVDQLSEALRFGMEDRPRLVHRLDKDTSGVLLLGRTRMAAKGLTEAMRHKATRKIYWAAVAGTPQPRRGIVKFGLMKAPGHGARGQGEKMICVHPRDVADTEGAKRAETRYSTLSALGGRVSWLALEPVTGRTHQLRAHMAELGHPIIGDGKYGGSSQENLGDGWGAGLGEEIGRKLHLHARSMSLRHPVTGADLTVTAPLPAHMRHSWDFLGWERSEAPDDPFEDLLDPGARI from the coding sequence ATGAGTGCCGTTCAGATGCTCACCGTCGGAGCAGACGAGGGCGATCAGCGGCTCGACCGCTGGTTCCGCCGGCATTTCCCGCACATCCCGCAGGGTCGGATCGACAAGATGTGCCGCAAGGGCGAAATCCGCGTCGATGGCGGTCGGGTCAAGGGTGCCACGCGCCTCACCGCCGGGCAGGAAGTGCGTATTCCTCCGTTGCCCGAAGAGGCCGCGCCAGCCGTCCAGCGATCGACGACGTATGTCAGCGATGCGGACGCGAAGATGATCCGCGATGCCGTGATCTATCGCGACGACCACATCATCGTGCTGAACAAGCCGGCCGGCCTCGCCACACAGGGCGGCAGCAAGACCTCGCGCCATGTCGACCAGTTGTCCGAGGCATTGCGCTTCGGGATGGAGGACAGGCCGAGGCTCGTCCACAGGCTCGACAAGGATACGTCCGGCGTGCTCCTGCTCGGCCGGACGCGGATGGCGGCGAAGGGCCTTACCGAGGCGATGCGTCACAAGGCCACGCGCAAGATCTACTGGGCCGCGGTGGCCGGTACGCCGCAACCGCGCCGCGGAATCGTCAAGTTCGGACTGATGAAGGCACCGGGCCATGGCGCGCGCGGGCAGGGCGAGAAGATGATCTGCGTTCATCCTCGAGATGTGGCCGATACCGAGGGGGCAAAGCGGGCCGAGACACGCTATTCCACGCTGTCCGCCCTCGGTGGCAGGGTCTCGTGGCTCGCGCTCGAGCCTGTGACGGGTCGGACGCATCAGCTTCGCGCCCATATGGCCGAGCTTGGCCATCCGATCATCGGCGACGGCAAGTATGGCGGCTCGTCGCAGGAGAACCTGGGCGACGGATGGGGGGCAGGCCTGGGCGAGGAAATCGGCCGCAAGCTTCATCTCCATGCAAGGTCGATGAGCTTGCGGCATCCCGTCACCGGGGCCGATCTGACGGTTACCGCACCGCTGCCGGCGCATATGCGCCACAGTTGGGACTTCCTCGGATGGGAGAGGTCGGAGGCTCCCGACGATCCGTTCGAGGATCTCCTGGATCCCGGAGCGCGGATATGA
- a CDS encoding replication-associated recombination protein A: MADLFDTTPDPKAADAAPRPLADRLRPRSLAQVIGQEQLLGEDGPLGVMLNSGALSSLVFWGPPGVGKTTIARLLADETDLHFVQISAIFTGVPDLRKVFDAAKMRHRNGQGTLLFVDEIHRFNKAQQDSFLPHMEDGTILLVGATTENPSFELNAALLSRAQVLVLTRLGEGDLDRLVNRAEDDLGRKLPLEPDARRALLGMADGDGRALLNLVEQIASWKVEAPLATDAMTTRLMRRAAQYDKSGDAHYNLISALHKSVRGSDPDAALYWLSRMLEGGEDPRYLARRVTRMAIEDIGLADPQAQRQCLDAWETYERLGSPEGELALAQAVTYLALAPKSNAGYVAYKQSRSAAKKTGSEPPPKHILNAPTQLMKDEGYGTGYAYDHDAEDGFSGQNYFPDGMKRGVYYLPLERGYERELKKRLDWFVKQRARRSGD, from the coding sequence ATGGCTGATCTTTTCGACACCACGCCCGATCCGAAGGCGGCCGATGCGGCTCCGAGGCCCCTGGCCGATCGCCTGCGTCCGCGAAGCCTCGCGCAGGTCATCGGCCAGGAGCAGCTCTTGGGCGAGGATGGGCCTCTCGGTGTCATGCTCAATTCCGGGGCACTGTCCTCGCTGGTTTTCTGGGGGCCCCCCGGTGTCGGGAAGACCACGATCGCGCGATTGCTCGCTGACGAGACCGATCTGCATTTCGTCCAGATAAGTGCGATCTTCACCGGTGTGCCGGATCTTCGGAAGGTCTTCGATGCGGCCAAGATGCGGCATCGGAACGGGCAGGGGACACTCCTTTTCGTCGACGAGATCCATCGTTTCAACAAGGCGCAACAGGACAGCTTTCTGCCGCATATGGAGGATGGAACGATCCTCCTCGTAGGGGCGACGACCGAGAATCCTAGCTTCGAGCTGAATGCGGCGCTGCTTTCGCGCGCTCAGGTCCTGGTTCTCACACGGCTGGGCGAGGGCGATCTCGACAGGCTTGTCAATCGAGCCGAAGATGACCTCGGGCGAAAGCTGCCGCTGGAGCCGGATGCCCGTCGGGCGCTTCTCGGGATGGCGGACGGAGACGGGCGCGCGCTCCTGAACCTCGTGGAGCAGATCGCATCGTGGAAGGTCGAGGCACCGCTTGCGACCGATGCGATGACGACACGTCTCATGCGACGCGCGGCGCAGTACGACAAGTCCGGCGATGCCCATTACAATCTGATCTCGGCATTGCACAAATCGGTACGCGGGTCGGACCCCGATGCCGCGCTCTACTGGCTGTCGCGGATGCTCGAAGGCGGCGAGGATCCGCGTTATCTCGCACGGCGCGTCACCCGCATGGCGATCGAGGATATCGGCCTTGCTGACCCCCAGGCGCAGCGCCAATGCCTCGATGCTTGGGAAACTTACGAACGTCTGGGCTCGCCCGAGGGGGAACTCGCCCTCGCGCAGGCAGTGACCTATCTGGCGCTCGCACCGAAATCGAATGCCGGCTACGTCGCCTACAAGCAATCGCGGTCGGCTGCGAAGAAGACCGGATCGGAGCCGCCCCCAAAGCATATCCTCAACGCACCCACGCAACTGATGAAGGACGAAGGCTACGGCACCGGCTACGCCTACGACCACGATGCGGAGGACGGATTTTCGGGGCAGAACTACTTCCCCGACGGTATGAAACGCGGCGTCTATTACCTGCCGCTCGAACGCGGCTACGAACGCGAGCTGAAAAAGCGTCTCGACTGGTTCGTGAAACAGCGCGCACGCCGGTCGGGCGATTGA
- a CDS encoding autoinducer binding domain-containing protein: protein MFDRNSFDAELMKLDEFAKAGYYLALHIRFTTPLMFFLTYPDDWTQQYEQKGYVLRDPMTAWSFATTGATRWSNPRIPDPFKIFDEARKFGLNYGVTVSAGPIVSRTVGSIARGDREFSDAEIAEIETITRNLHSMADPDVHLTRAQIEALKCVADGHRHTAAAAMLGISESAFKLRLSAAREKLMARTTAEAVQRAKDYKLL from the coding sequence ATGTTCGACAGGAATAGCTTCGATGCCGAGCTGATGAAGCTCGACGAGTTTGCGAAGGCGGGATATTACCTCGCCCTCCATATTCGATTTACGACGCCTCTGATGTTCTTCCTGACATATCCCGACGATTGGACTCAGCAGTACGAGCAGAAGGGCTATGTCCTTCGGGATCCGATGACTGCATGGAGTTTCGCGACGACCGGTGCAACGCGATGGTCCAATCCTCGTATTCCTGATCCATTCAAGATATTCGACGAAGCGCGAAAGTTCGGACTTAATTACGGCGTTACTGTATCTGCCGGGCCGATAGTCTCACGGACGGTCGGATCCATCGCTCGAGGCGATAGGGAATTCTCCGATGCCGAGATCGCCGAAATAGAAACGATTACCAGAAATCTGCATTCCATGGCAGATCCGGATGTGCATCTGACACGCGCCCAGATCGAGGCATTGAAATGCGTTGCGGACGGTCACCGCCATACCGCTGCTGCCGCGATGCTTGGAATTTCCGAAAGTGCTTTCAAACTCAGGCTTTCCGCCGCGCGGGAAAAGCTCATGGCCCGCACAACTGCTGAGGCTGTTCAGCGCGCTAAAGATTACAAGTTGCTGTAA
- the secY gene encoding preprotein translocase subunit SecY, with amino-acid sequence MASAAEQMAANMSWGAFGKATELRSRILFTLGLLCVYRLGTYIPVPGIDGNELRNFMEQAATGIGGILNMFTGGAISRMGIFALGIMPYISASIIVQLLTAMVPQLEQLKKEGEQGRKKINQYTRYGTVFLATFQAYGLAVSLEAGGLVTDPGWFFRAACVITLVGGTMFLMWLGEQITQRGIGNGISLIIFVGIIAEVPAALAQFFASGRSGAISPAVIVGVIVMVVAVIAFVVFMERSLRKIHIQYPRRQVGMKVYDGGSSHLPIKVNPAGVIPAIFASSLLLLPTTLATFSGGQSGPVMSTILAYFGPGQPLYLLFFGGMIVFFTYFYTANVAFKSEDVAENLKNQNGFIPGIRPGKRTEEYLDYVVARILVLGSGYLAAVCLLPEIIRAQFAVPFYFGGTSVLIVVSVTMDTIQQVQSHMLAHQYEGLIEKSQLRGKKRSGKKPVRGGSRR; translated from the coding sequence ATGGCATCAGCAGCCGAACAGATGGCGGCGAACATGAGCTGGGGCGCCTTCGGCAAGGCGACCGAGCTGCGCTCGCGTATCCTTTTCACCCTGGGCCTACTGTGCGTCTATCGTCTCGGGACCTACATTCCCGTGCCGGGCATCGACGGCAACGAGCTCCGCAACTTCATGGAGCAGGCCGCGACCGGCATCGGCGGAATTCTCAACATGTTCACCGGCGGTGCGATCTCCCGAATGGGGATCTTCGCGCTCGGAATCATGCCTTACATCTCCGCCTCGATCATCGTGCAACTTCTCACGGCGATGGTTCCTCAGCTCGAGCAGCTGAAGAAAGAGGGAGAGCAGGGCCGCAAAAAGATCAACCAGTACACCCGGTACGGGACAGTCTTCCTGGCAACCTTCCAAGCCTATGGCCTTGCGGTCAGTCTCGAGGCCGGCGGCCTCGTCACCGACCCGGGCTGGTTCTTCCGAGCGGCCTGCGTGATCACGCTCGTCGGCGGCACGATGTTCCTCATGTGGCTGGGCGAGCAGATCACCCAGCGCGGCATCGGCAACGGCATCTCGCTCATCATCTTCGTGGGCATCATCGCCGAAGTTCCGGCGGCGCTCGCGCAGTTCTTCGCAAGCGGACGATCTGGAGCGATCAGCCCCGCAGTGATCGTCGGCGTGATTGTCATGGTCGTGGCGGTGATCGCCTTCGTGGTCTTCATGGAAAGATCCCTGCGCAAGATCCACATCCAGTATCCCCGTCGCCAAGTTGGCATGAAGGTCTATGACGGCGGTTCATCGCACCTGCCGATCAAGGTGAACCCGGCAGGCGTGATCCCGGCCATCTTCGCCTCGTCGCTTCTGCTGCTGCCGACGACCCTCGCGACGTTCTCCGGCGGGCAAAGCGGGCCCGTGATGTCGACGATCCTGGCCTATTTCGGTCCGGGGCAGCCGCTCTACCTGCTGTTCTTCGGCGGTATGATCGTCTTCTTCACGTATTTCTATACCGCGAACGTCGCCTTCAAATCTGAGGATGTTGCCGAGAACCTGAAGAACCAGAACGGCTTCATCCCCGGCATCCGCCCCGGAAAGCGTACCGAGGAATATCTCGATTACGTCGTTGCCCGGATTCTGGTGCTTGGATCGGGATACCTCGCTGCTGTCTGTCTGCTGCCGGAGATCATCCGGGCCCAATTCGCGGTTCCGTTTTACTTCGGTGGTACCTCCGTACTTATCGTGGTGTCCGTCACGATGGACACGATCCAGCAGGTCCAGTCGCATATGCTCGCACATCAGTACGAGGGTCTGATCGAGAAATCCCAACTGCGTGGCAAGAAGCGTAGCGGTAAGAAGCCCGTCCGGGGAGGAAGCCGTCGATGA
- a CDS encoding adenylate kinase produces the protein MNIILLGPPGAGKGTQARRLVAERDMIQLSTGDMLRDAKVSGTDMGRRVAEIMDRGELVTDEIVIGLIEEKLDGKAKGGLIFDGFPRTLAQADALADLLARHGEALDAVIEMQVDDEALVRRITARSVCASCGEVFNDETKPIPEDGRCSNCGGTEFTRRGDDNEDSLKQRLLEYYKKTSPLIGYYYAKGELRRIDGLADIDEVGVEIDKCLDG, from the coding sequence ATGAACATCATTCTTCTCGGACCGCCCGGAGCGGGCAAGGGAACGCAAGCGCGTCGCCTGGTGGCTGAGCGCGATATGATCCAGCTTTCAACCGGCGACATGTTGAGAGACGCTAAGGTGAGCGGCACCGATATGGGCCGCCGCGTTGCCGAGATCATGGATCGTGGTGAGCTGGTGACCGACGAAATCGTCATTGGTTTGATCGAGGAAAAGCTCGACGGCAAGGCGAAGGGCGGGCTTATCTTCGACGGGTTTCCCCGCACGCTCGCACAGGCCGACGCGTTGGCTGACTTGTTGGCGCGCCATGGTGAGGCCCTCGATGCCGTGATAGAAATGCAGGTGGACGACGAGGCGCTCGTCCGCCGGATCACCGCACGTTCCGTCTGTGCCTCCTGCGGTGAGGTTTTCAACGACGAAACGAAGCCGATTCCCGAGGATGGCAGGTGCTCGAATTGCGGTGGGACCGAGTTTACACGACGCGGTGATGACAACGAGGATAGCTTGAAGCAGCGGCTTCTTGAGTATTACAAGAAGACCTCGCCACTCATCGGTTACTATTATGCCAAGGGTGAACTGCGTCGGATCGACGGCCTTGCCGATATCGATGAGGTCGGCGTGGAAATCGACAAATGTCTCGATGGCTGA
- a CDS encoding acyl-homoserine-lactone synthase, with translation MRTTTLSFENIHQHGELFANMLRARHEWFIQHNRWDLPHALGMEFDQYDTPASRWVVVHDDDGQILAGNRLTPTTAKCGIYTYMIRDAQRGLLDSIPSNLLYDEAPVAETVWESSRLFVSHHVPASRRRLVHAQLVMELAKSAQGVGATSCLTLLNANWPRWAKRVNVDMTAMGPAMEIEGIMNQVVSMNFAKSMN, from the coding sequence ATGCGTACGACTACTCTCTCTTTCGAAAACATTCACCAGCACGGCGAACTTTTCGCGAACATGCTTCGCGCGCGTCACGAATGGTTCATTCAGCACAATCGCTGGGATCTGCCGCATGCCTTGGGAATGGAGTTCGACCAGTACGACACGCCTGCGAGCAGGTGGGTGGTCGTGCACGACGATGATGGCCAGATCCTGGCCGGCAACCGTCTGACGCCCACGACGGCGAAATGCGGCATCTACACCTACATGATCCGCGATGCCCAACGGGGGCTTCTGGACTCGATCCCGTCGAACCTGCTTTACGACGAGGCTCCCGTGGCCGAAACCGTCTGGGAAAGTTCACGCCTGTTCGTATCCCATCACGTGCCGGCTTCGCGTCGTCGCTTGGTACATGCGCAACTGGTCATGGAACTTGCCAAATCCGCGCAAGGCGTCGGGGCTACGTCCTGCCTGACCCTTCTGAATGCGAACTGGCCGCGTTGGGCGAAGCGCGTCAATGTCGACATGACGGCCATGGGTCCAGCGATGGAGATCGAGGGCATCATGAATCAGGTCGTATCCATGAACTTCGCCAAGTCGATGAATTGA
- a CDS encoding DNA-directed RNA polymerase subunit alpha gives MLHKNWQELIKPSQLEVKPGNDRSRQATVIAEPLERGFGLTLGNALRRVLMSSLQGAAITSVQIDNVLHEFSSIAGVREDVTDVVLNLKGVAVKMEVEGPKRVSISAKGPMIVTAGDISVSQGITILNKDHVICHLDDGADLFMELTVANGKGYVSADKNRPEDAPIGLIPIDAIYSPVRRVSYDVQPTREGQVLDYDKLTMKVETDGSVTPEDAVAFAARIVQDQLSIFVNFDEPESASRHDDEDGLEFNPLLLKKVDELELSVRSANCLKNDNIVYIGDLIQKTEAEMLRTPNFGRKSLNEIKEVLSGMGLHLGMDVEEWPPENIEDLAKKFEDNF, from the coding sequence ATGCTTCACAAAAACTGGCAGGAACTGATCAAGCCGTCGCAGCTCGAGGTGAAGCCCGGCAACGACCGTTCGCGTCAGGCGACCGTGATCGCCGAGCCGCTCGAGCGAGGATTTGGTCTGACGCTTGGTAACGCTCTGCGGCGTGTCCTTATGTCGTCTCTCCAGGGTGCCGCGATCACGTCTGTCCAGATCGACAACGTCCTGCACGAGTTCAGCTCCATCGCCGGTGTCCGCGAAGACGTGACCGATGTGGTCCTGAACCTCAAGGGCGTTGCCGTCAAAATGGAGGTCGAGGGGCCGAAGCGCGTTTCGATCTCTGCGAAAGGTCCGATGATCGTGACCGCGGGTGACATCTCCGTCAGTCAGGGCATCACGATCCTCAATAAGGATCACGTGATCTGTCATCTCGACGATGGAGCGGATCTCTTCATGGAGCTCACCGTCGCGAACGGTAAGGGTTACGTCTCGGCGGACAAGAACCGCCCAGAAGATGCACCGATTGGGCTTATTCCGATCGACGCGATCTACTCGCCCGTCCGCCGGGTCAGCTATGACGTTCAGCCGACCCGCGAAGGTCAGGTCCTCGATTATGACAAACTGACGATGAAGGTGGAAACGGACGGATCGGTCACGCCCGAGGATGCCGTGGCCTTCGCCGCACGCATCGTGCAGGACCAGCTCTCGATTTTCGTGAACTTCGACGAGCCTGAAAGCGCGTCGCGGCACGACGACGAAGACGGTCTGGAGTTCAATCCGCTGCTTCTCAAGAAGGTGGACGAACTCGAGTTGTCGGTCCGGTCGGCCAACTGCCTCAAGAACGACAACATTGTCTATATTGGCGACCTCATCCAGAAGACCGAAGCCGAAATGCTTCGCACTCCGAACTTCGGTCGTAAATCTCTGAACGAGATCAAGGAAGTGCTTTCCGGGATGGGGCTTCACCTCGGGATGGACGTCGAGGAATGGCCGCCGGAGAACATCGAGGATCTCGCCAAGAAGTTCGAAGACAACTTCTGA
- the crcB gene encoding fluoride efflux transporter CrcB, protein MMSSLLQVVIGGGLGAGLRFLLASAVSRATGPGLPLGVLTANVLGSFLMGVFVVVAAQRGLTYLSPFLAVGLLGGFTTFSSFSLETVTLLERGAMNEAALYVLLSVGASLGGLYLGLVLARGAFA, encoded by the coding sequence ATGATGTCATCGCTTCTTCAGGTCGTGATCGGCGGCGGGCTCGGGGCCGGTCTGCGGTTTCTGCTTGCCTCCGCCGTAAGCCGTGCCACTGGTCCGGGTCTCCCACTCGGCGTTCTCACGGCAAACGTTCTGGGCTCTTTCCTGATGGGGGTCTTCGTGGTGGTGGCCGCGCAGCGCGGCCTGACGTATCTCTCGCCTTTCCTGGCCGTGGGCCTTTTGGGCGGGTTCACGACATTCTCCTCTTTCTCGCTCGAGACCGTTACTCTTCTGGAGCGGGGGGCCATGAACGAGGCGGCGCTCTACGTTCTCCTGTCGGTCGGCGCATCTCTCGGAGGGCTCTATCTGGGGCTTGTCCTGGCACGGGGAGCCTTCGCATGA
- a CDS encoding ATP12 family chaperone protein: MKRFWASAHAIPTDGGYSVTLDARPMRTPAKASLVVPTMALATAIAEEWDAQGETVDPLSMPVTRTANSAIDKIMPQRDAVEAMLAEYGGTDLLSYRAEHPEALVARQAEHWDPLLDWAASAHGARLSTTAGIMPVAQDPDATSKLAAPMRDMSAFELAGFHDLVALTGSLVLGLAAAEDARPPETIWSLSRLDEDWQAEEWGIDEEAAEAAERRKADFLQAHRFLCLARAD, from the coding sequence ATGAAACGCTTTTGGGCGTCGGCTCATGCAATCCCGACCGATGGCGGATATTCGGTGACGCTCGACGCACGCCCCATGCGGACGCCCGCGAAGGCGTCGCTGGTCGTACCGACGATGGCCCTTGCCACTGCGATCGCCGAGGAATGGGATGCGCAGGGCGAGACCGTCGACCCCTTGTCCATGCCCGTGACCCGGACGGCAAATTCCGCAATCGACAAGATCATGCCGCAGCGCGACGCGGTCGAGGCGATGCTCGCGGAATACGGTGGCACCGATCTTCTGAGTTATCGTGCCGAGCATCCCGAGGCTCTCGTCGCGCGTCAGGCGGAGCACTGGGATCCGCTGCTTGACTGGGCGGCTTCTGCCCATGGTGCACGGCTCTCCACGACTGCGGGCATCATGCCGGTGGCGCAGGATCCGGATGCAACGTCGAAACTCGCCGCACCGATGCGGGACATGTCGGCGTTCGAGCTTGCCGGGTTCCACGATCTCGTCGCGCTGACGGGATCGTTGGTCCTGGGCCTCGCCGCGGCCGAAGATGCCCGCCCGCCCGAGACGATCTGGTCGTTGTCGCGCCTTGATGAGGATTGGCAGGCCGAGGAATGGGGTATCGACGAAGAGGCAGCCGAGGCTGCCGAGCGGCGCAAGGCGGATTTTCTCCAAGCCCATCGGTTCTTGTGCCTCGCGCGCGCCGACTGA
- the rplQ gene encoding 50S ribosomal protein L17, whose translation MRHARGYRRLNRTHEHRKAMFANMAGSLIEHEQIKTTLPKAKELRRVVEKMITLGKRGDLHARRQAASRLKQDSHVEKLFDVLGPRYADRQGGYVRVLKAGFRYGDMAPMAIIEFVDRDIDAKGAADRARLEAEEID comes from the coding sequence ATGCGTCACGCTCGCGGATATCGCCGCCTCAACAGAACCCACGAACACCGGAAGGCCATGTTCGCCAACATGGCCGGATCGCTTATCGAACACGAGCAGATCAAGACGACGCTGCCAAAGGCCAAGGAGCTGCGGCGGGTGGTCGAGAAGATGATCACGCTCGGCAAGCGTGGCGATCTGCACGCTCGCCGCCAGGCTGCGAGCCGTCTGAAGCAGGATTCTCATGTAGAGAAGCTGTTCGACGTGCTCGGGCCGCGTTACGCCGATCGGCAGGGCGGCTATGTTCGTGTTCTCAAAGCTGGGTTTCGCTACGGCGACATGGCTCCCATGGCGATCATCGAATTCGTCGACCGTGACATCGACGCCAAAGGCGCGGCCGATCGGGCCCGCCTTGAGGCGGAAGAAATCGATTGA